A region of Xylanibacillus composti DNA encodes the following proteins:
- a CDS encoding KOW domain-containing RNA-binding protein: MDDDSRQPKIGQIVEILKGRDTGKLAVILSVVDERFVLIADGDKRKFDQPKKKNLLHLKLYDRISSEVASSLSETGRVTNGKLRYAVQSVLNEQNGAHEKGD; the protein is encoded by the coding sequence TTGGACGATGACAGTAGACAGCCGAAAATCGGTCAAATTGTCGAGATCCTGAAAGGACGGGACACCGGAAAGCTGGCCGTGATCCTTTCAGTGGTCGATGAGAGATTTGTGTTGATTGCTGACGGCGACAAGCGAAAGTTTGATCAGCCTAAGAAGAAAAATCTCTTACACCTCAAGCTGTACGATCGCATTTCAAGTGAGGTCGCAAGCAGCTTGTCGGAAACCGGACGGGTGACCAACGGAAAGCTTCGTTACGCGGTGCAAAGCGTATTGAATGAGCAAAACGGTGCGCATGAGAAAGGAGATTGA
- the infA gene encoding translation initiation factor IF-1, giving the protein MSKEDVIEVEGTVLEPLPNAMFKVELENGHQILAHVSGKLRMHFIRILTGDRVVIQLSPYDLTRGRITYRK; this is encoded by the coding sequence GTGTCCAAAGAAGATGTCATTGAAGTAGAAGGTACGGTATTGGAGCCTCTCCCGAACGCAATGTTTAAGGTGGAGCTGGAGAACGGACATCAAATTTTGGCTCATGTCTCGGGCAAGCTGCGGATGCACTTCATTCGTATCCTGACCGGCGACAGAGTGGTGATTCAATTATCGCCTTATGATTTAACGCGTGGGCGTATAACGTATCGAAAATAG
- the rpmJ gene encoding 50S ribosomal protein L36: protein MKVRPSVKPICEKCKVIRRKGNVMVICENPKHKQKQG, encoded by the coding sequence ATGAAAGTGAGACCGTCAGTAAAGCCCATTTGCGAAAAATGCAAAGTCATTCGCCGCAAGGGCAACGTTATGGTAATCTGTGAAAATCCGAAGCATAAGCAGAAACAAGGTTAG
- the rpsK gene encoding 30S ribosomal protein S11, whose translation MARPKTKVARTKRRDRKNIESGVAHIRSTFNNTIVTITDPHGNAVSWASSGGLGFKGSRKSTPFAAQMAAESAAKAAMEHGMKAVEVMVKGPGAGREAAIRSLQAAGLEVNMIKDVTPIPHNGCRPPKRRRV comes from the coding sequence ATGGCTAGACCGAAAACAAAAGTAGCTCGTACGAAACGCCGTGACCGCAAGAATATTGAAAGCGGAGTGGCGCATATCCGTTCGACGTTCAACAATACGATCGTCACCATTACCGATCCCCATGGCAACGCGGTCTCCTGGGCAAGCTCCGGCGGCCTTGGCTTCAAAGGCTCCCGCAAAAGCACGCCGTTTGCAGCGCAAATGGCTGCAGAATCCGCAGCGAAAGCAGCGATGGAGCACGGTATGAAGGCTGTGGAAGTCATGGTGAAAGGTCCTGGCGCAGGTCGCGAGGCAGCGATTCGCTCGCTGCAAGCAGCAGGACTTGAAGTGAATATGATCAAAGACGTCACACCGATCCCGCACAACGGTTGCCGTCCGCCAAAACGTCGTCGCGTATAA
- a CDS encoding DNA-directed RNA polymerase subunit alpha, translating to MIEIEKPKIETVSTNEDGTYGKFVVEPLERGYGTTLGNSLRRILLSSLPGAAVTSVQIDGVLHEFSTIPGVIEDVTEIILNLKGLSLKIHSDEEKVLEIDAEGEGVVTAGDIRADSDVEILNPGLHIATMASDARLHMRIFAGRGRGYVQADKNKREDQPIGVIPIDSIYTPITRVNYSVENTRVGQVTNYDKLTLEVWTDGSIRPDEAVSLGAKIMTEHLMLFVGLTDEAKDAEIMVEKEEDKKEKVLEMTIEELDLSVRSYNCLKRAGINTVQELITKTEEDMMKVRNLGRKSLEEVQEKLQELNLGLRSEE from the coding sequence ATGATTGAGATCGAAAAGCCGAAAATCGAAACCGTATCGACCAACGAGGACGGTACGTATGGGAAATTCGTAGTCGAACCGCTGGAAAGAGGATACGGCACTACGCTGGGCAACTCCCTGCGCCGTATCCTGTTATCCTCCTTGCCTGGAGCAGCAGTAACGTCCGTGCAGATCGACGGCGTGCTGCATGAATTTTCAACGATTCCCGGCGTTATTGAAGACGTGACGGAAATCATACTCAACCTGAAAGGGTTGTCCTTGAAAATTCATTCGGACGAAGAAAAGGTGCTGGAAATCGACGCAGAAGGAGAAGGCGTTGTCACAGCGGGAGATATCCGTGCAGACAGTGATGTCGAAATTCTGAATCCCGGGCTGCATATCGCGACAATGGCTTCAGACGCCCGATTGCACATGCGCATTTTCGCTGGACGCGGTCGAGGGTATGTGCAAGCGGACAAGAACAAGCGCGAAGACCAGCCCATCGGCGTTATTCCGATCGACTCCATATACACGCCGATTACCCGGGTCAATTATAGCGTAGAGAATACGCGTGTCGGCCAAGTGACCAACTATGATAAACTAACCCTCGAAGTATGGACCGACGGCAGCATTCGACCTGACGAGGCGGTTAGCCTTGGCGCTAAAATCATGACCGAGCACCTTATGCTGTTCGTCGGCTTGACTGACGAAGCGAAAGATGCGGAAATTATGGTGGAAAAAGAAGAGGACAAGAAGGAAAAGGTTCTGGAGATGACCATCGAGGAACTGGACCTGTCTGTCCGTTCGTACAATTGCTTGAAACGTGCCGGCATCAATACCGTACAAGAGCTCATCACCAAAACCGAGGAAGATATGATGAAGGTACGGAATCTCGGACGCAAATCACTGGAGGAAGTGCAGGAAAAGCTGCAAGAGCTGAATCTGGGCTTGCGTTCCGAAGAGTAA
- the rplQ gene encoding 50S ribosomal protein L17 yields the protein MAYQKLGRDSSARKALFRDLVTDLFINERIQTTEAKAKEVRSIAEKLITLAKRGDLHARRQAAAFVRREKANEEQDAIQKLFSELATRYAERPGGYTRILKLGPRRGDAAPMVYLELVDQA from the coding sequence ATGGCATATCAGAAATTAGGCCGTGATTCCAGCGCGCGTAAAGCACTGTTCCGCGACTTGGTAACGGATCTGTTCATCAACGAGCGCATTCAGACTACCGAAGCGAAGGCGAAAGAAGTTCGTTCGATCGCTGAGAAGCTGATCACGCTTGCCAAGCGCGGTGATCTTCACGCCCGTCGTCAAGCAGCTGCATTTGTCCGCAGAGAGAAGGCGAATGAAGAGCAGGATGCAATCCAGAAGCTGTTCAGCGAACTGGCAACCCGCTATGCGGAGCGTCCGGGCGGATATACACGTATCCTGAAGCTGGGACCGCGTCGCGGCGACGCAGCGCCCATGGTTTACCTGGAACTTGTTGATCAGGCTTAA
- the map gene encoding type I methionyl aminopeptidase: MIICKSESELQLMREAGRIVADTHKKLVEAIAPGVTTAELDQIAETFIRSQGAIPSFKGYNGFPGSICVSVNEELVHGIPGSRKLREGDIISIDIGAQFKGYHGDSAWTYPVGQISETARKLLEVTERSLYAGLAEAKPGVRLYTISHAIQKTVEAENMSIVREYVGHGIGSELHEEPQIPNYGLPDRGPRLKPGMVLAIEPMVNVGERYVKTLDDGWTVVTEDGSLCAHFEHTIAITPDGYEILTKSES, encoded by the coding sequence ATGATCATTTGTAAATCTGAATCGGAACTGCAGTTGATGCGGGAAGCTGGCAGAATTGTCGCCGACACCCACAAGAAATTGGTTGAGGCCATTGCGCCAGGCGTTACAACTGCAGAGCTAGATCAGATCGCCGAGACCTTCATACGGAGTCAGGGAGCGATCCCGTCTTTCAAAGGCTACAATGGATTTCCTGGCAGTATTTGCGTATCCGTTAACGAAGAGCTGGTGCACGGCATACCCGGTTCGCGAAAATTAAGAGAAGGCGATATAATTAGCATAGATATCGGCGCACAGTTCAAAGGGTACCACGGTGATTCCGCTTGGACTTATCCCGTGGGCCAGATCTCCGAGACAGCGCGCAAGCTGCTGGAGGTAACGGAACGATCTCTTTATGCCGGACTCGCGGAAGCGAAACCGGGTGTACGGCTGTACACCATCTCTCATGCCATTCAAAAAACGGTGGAAGCTGAGAACATGTCCATTGTACGGGAATATGTAGGGCACGGGATTGGTTCAGAGCTGCACGAAGAGCCGCAAATCCCGAACTACGGACTTCCAGACCGCGGCCCGCGGCTAAAACCCGGCATGGTGCTGGCGATCGAACCGATGGTCAATGTGGGCGAACGATATGTGAAGACGTTGGATGACGGATGGACAGTCGTAACGGAGGATGGCTCGTTGTGTGCGCATTTCGAACACACTATCGCCATTACCCCGGACGGCTACGAAATTCTCACTAAGTCAGAATCGTAG
- the rpsM gene encoding 30S ribosomal protein S13 has translation MARIAGVDLPRDKRIIVGLTYIFGIGPSTAQKIVEQTGIDPSTRVRDLTEDEVSKIRDAISVIKVEGDLRREVNLNIKRLMEIGCYRGIRHRRGLPVRGQRTKTNARTRKGPRRTVANKKK, from the coding sequence ATGGCACGTATAGCTGGTGTTGACTTACCTCGTGATAAGCGTATTATCGTCGGCTTGACCTACATTTTTGGCATCGGTCCTTCGACTGCCCAAAAGATTGTCGAGCAGACCGGCATCGATCCAAGCACTCGCGTGCGCGATTTGACGGAAGATGAAGTCAGCAAAATCCGTGACGCGATCTCTGTCATTAAAGTGGAGGGTGACCTTCGCCGTGAAGTGAACCTGAACATCAAGCGTCTGATGGAAATCGGCTGCTACCGCGGCATCCGTCATCGTCGCGGTCTGCCGGTCCGCGGACAACGGACCAAAACCAATGCCCGTACACGCAAGGGTCCTCGCCGTACAGTGGCGAACAAGAAGAAGTAA